AGCGCGTCCGCGTGCGCCCGGGCCCGAGGAAGGTAGGGTGCGGGACCGGGCCCGAAGTAGGCCGCGACGAAGGCGTCGCGCGCGGCGCGCTCCCACGCGGCACCATGCGCGGCGTCCGTCGCCCGCTCGCGCGCCGCGAACGCCGCCGCGTACGCGAACGATCGCAGCATCCCCGCGACGTCCCGCAGCGGCGAGTGCTTGCGGCGCCGCTCGGCGAGCGGCCGCGCGGGCTCGCCCTCGAAGTCGACGACGAACAGCCGGCCGTCGGCGGCGCGGAGCACCTGCCCGAGGTGGTAGTCGCCGTGGTGCCGGATGGCCGTGCCGGCGTCGTCGCCCGCCTCCGCCGCGGCCGCGTCGACCGGCGCGAGCGCACCCGCCCGGTCGAGCACCGCCCCGGGGAGGCGCGTGCCGGCCGCGTCGGCGGCGACGTGCATCGCGTCGTACGCGGCGTGCGCGCCGGCCGCCCACCGGCGCACGTCGTCGAGGCGCGCCGGCTCGGGGGCGAAGTCGGCGTGCGCGGCGTCGCCCGCCAGCGCGTCGTGCAGCGCGCGCGTCACCGCGCCGAGCCGCCCCGCCTCGGCCGCGTACGCCGCCGCGTCCGCCCGCCCGCCTAACGCGTCGCCGGCGGCGCGCACCGCGTACGCCCACGCGTCCTCCGCGCCCGGCACGAGCGCCTGCGCCATCGCGATCGTCGCCTCCCCACCGGCGCGGCGGAGGGTGACGGTCCCGTACAGCCGCGGCACGTGTGCGAAGCCGCGCTCGGTGAGGAAGCGGCCGATCTCGACGTCCGGGTTCTCCCCGACTTCGACGCGGCGGAACAGCTTCAGGATGATCGCGCCGTCGTACACGATCGACGTGTTGCTCTGCTCGACCGTGCCGACGCGCGACGTCCGGACCGACGGGATCGCATCCGGATCGGGCGCGCGGGCGACGACGGCGTCGCCCGCGAACGCGGCCGCACCCCGCAGCGCGTCGAGCAGCCGCAGGCGGAACTCCGCGTCGAACGTCGCGTCGAACACCGCCGTCCCGCCGTCGTCGGCGAGGCGGTCGGCCGCGGGCGGGACATCCGCGTGCGTGACCGGCCGGACGACGAGCGGCATGAGCAACTCGTACGGCGCGCCGCCGTCGACCCGCACGCGTTCCACGAACAGCTGCACCGACGGCTCGTGGAAGACCACGCCCGCGCTCCCGCCGCCGAGCACGTGCAACTCGCCGCCGCGCGCGCCCGACCAGCGGCGCCCCGCGAGGTACGCGGCGAGTCGGTCCGCCGGGACGGCGAGTCCGGTGGCGTTAGGCGGGGGCGCGGCGCTCACGCCGCCCCCGCCGGGTTCGCGATCCGGAACGCGTAGTACCCGTACGACGCGAACGTCAGCATGTACGGCCGGTCCGCCGCGATCGCCGGGAACGCCCGCCCGCTCCACAGGTCGACGAGCGAGCGCCCTGCGAAGCGCTGCAGCTCCAACTCGGCGAACTCGGTGCTCCGTGCCAGGTTGCACGCGATGAGGATCGTGTCGCCCTCGTACTCGCGCAGGAAGGCCAGGACGCGGCGGTTCTCGGGGTGCAGGAACTCGATCGTCCCGCGCCCGAACGCCTTGGACCGCTTGCGCGCCGCGATCACCTGCCGCGTCCAGCGCAGCGGGCTCGCCACGGTGCGCTCCTGCGCCGTCACGTTCACGCCCGTGTAGCCGTAGGGCGGGTCGATGATGAGCGGGCTGTAGAGCGCCGCCGCGTCGGCCTCCGAGAAGCCCGAGTTCCAGCTCCCGTTCCACTGCATCGGCGTGCGCACGCCGTTGCGGTCGCCCAGGTAGACGTTGTCGCCCATCCCGATTTCGTCGCCGTAGTACATGACCGGCGTGCCCGGGAGCGAGAAGAGCAGCACGTTGAGCAGCTCGACCTTGCGGCGGTCGTTGCCCATGAGCGGCGCGAGCCGGCGCCGGATGCCGACGTTGATGCGCATCCGCGGGTCCTTCGCGTACTCGCGGTACATGTAGTCGCGCTCGTCGTCGGTCACCATCTCGAGCGTGAGCTCGTCGTGGTTGCGCAGGAAGATCGCCCACTGGCACTCGGGCGGGATCTCGGGCGTGCGCGCCATGATCTCGACGATCGGCGTGCGGTCCTCGCGCGCCACCGCCATGTACATGCGGGGCATCACGGGGAAGTGGAACGCCATGTGGCACTCGTCGCCGTCGCCGAAGTACGGCCGCACGTCCGGCGGCCACTGGTTCGCCTCGGCGAGGAACACGCGCCCGGTGTACTCGGCGTCCATCGCCGCGCGCAGCTTCTTCAGCACGACGTGCGTCTCGGGCAGGTTCTCGCAGTTCGTCCCGTCGCGCTCGATGAGGTACGGGATCGCGTCGAGCCGCAGCCCGTCGACGCCCATGTCGAGCCAGAAGCGCATCACGTCGACGACCGCCTCGAGCACCTCGGGGTTGTCGAAGTTGAGGTCGGGCTGGTGCGAGAAGAACCGGTGCCAGAAGAACTGCTGCGCCGCCGGGTCCCAGGTCCAGTTGCTGGTCTCGGTGTCGGTGAAGATGATGCGCGTGCCGGCGTACTTGTTCGGGTCGTCGCTCCACACGTACCAGTCGCGCTCCGGGCTCCCCTTCGGGGCGGCGCGCGCGCGCTGGAACCACGGGTGCTGGTCGCTCGTGTGGTTGATGACGAGCTCCGTGATCACGCGCAGCCCGCGCGCGTGCGCCGCGTCGAGGAACGCCTTGAAGTCGTCGATCGTGCCGTACTGCGGGTGGACGCCCTTGTAGTCGGCGATGTCGTACCCGTCGTCGCGCAGCGGCGACGGGTAGAACGGCAGCAGCCAGAGCGTGTCGACGCCTAACGACTGCACGTAGTCGAGCTTGTCCAGCAGGCCGCGGAAGTCGCCGTAGCCGTCGCCGTTGCCGTCGCGGTAGGCCTTGACGTGCAGCTGGTAGATGATGGCGTCCTTGTACCAGAGCGGGTCGGCGTTGACGTCGGCGGGCGGGGCGGCTTCGGGAGGCATGTCGTGCGGGTGTGCGAGGACGGAAGTTGGGGCGGAGTCTGTCATCCTGAGCGCAGCGAAGGATCGTTGTGCCGGCCGACGAACCGCGGTGCCGTCGCCGGGGAGAGCGATCCTTCCCCTCCGCTGCGCTCCGGGTCAGGATGACACGCCGCGGCGCGCATCCCCGGTTCTCCACCCCGAAGTGCGAGCCGCGACATCCTACGCTCGGGGCGCGACGTGCGCCGCCCCGGGCCCCCGCTCACGCCACCGGCGTCGACCCGACGGCTGCCGTCGGCGACGGGTCCGGCACGTGGTGCCCGTGCACGTCCATGTCTACGCCCATCGCGGGCGGCCGGTACCGCGGCGTGCGCGGCGCCACGCGCAGCACGTGCGCCGGCTCGTAGTGCGGGTCGAGCCGCACGAAGTTCCGCGCGCCGCGCCACGTGTACCGCGCGCCGGTGAGCAGGTCCTCGACCTCGTACGGCTCGTCGGGTCCGATGTTCATGGCCCCGATCGGCACGTCCACCCACGCGAAGCGGGTCACGTGCGGGTCGAGGTTCACCGCGACGAGGATGTCCGCGTCCACGCCCTCGCGCCCCGCCTTGCGCAAGAAGAGCATCCGGTCGTCGCTGATCGGGTGGAACGTGAGGTTGTCCTGCCGCTGCAGCGCGGGCTCGGCGCGGCGGATGCCGTTCAGCCGCAGGATGTCGAAGTCGAGGTTGCCCGGCCGCGCGTAGTCGCGCACGCGGATCTGGTACTTCTCGCTGTCGAGGTACTCCTCGCTCCCCGGCCGCACGGGGACGTTCTCGCACAGCTCGAAGCCGCTGTACATCCCCCACACGGGGCTCAACGTCCCCGCCAACACCAGCCGCTGCCGGAACATCGGCCGCCCGCCCTCGACGAGCGACTCGTGCAGGATGTCGGGCGTGTTCGGGAAGAGGTTCCCGCGGTGGTACTCCGTCACCTCGGGCGCGAGGAACTCCGCGAGCCACTGCTCGATCTGCCACTTCTCGGTCTTCCAGGTGAAGTAGCCGTACGACTGCGAGAAGCCGATCTTCGCCAGGTGGAGCAGCTTGTTAGGCCGGGTGAACGCCTCGCTCAGGAACACGGCGTCCGGATAAGTGCGCCGCACCTCGCCGATCACCCACTCCCAGAAGGCGAACGGCTTGGTGTGCGGGTTGTCGACGCGGAACGTGCGCACGCCGTGCTCGGCCCAGAAGAGGAGCGCGTCGCGGCAGGCGTTCCACAGCCCCTCGCGGTCCGACGTCCAGAAGTCGAGCGGGTAGATGTCCTGGTACTTCTTCGGCGGGTTCTCCGCGTAGGCGATCGTGCCGTCGGCCCGCGCGCGGAACCACTCCGGGTGCTCCTTCACCCACGGGTGGTCGGGCGAGCACTGCAGCGCGTAGTCGAGCGCCACCTCAAGCCCCAGCTCCGCGGCGCGCGCGACGAAGTGGTCGAAGTCCTCGATCGTGCCTAACTGCGGGTGCACGGCGGTGTGGCCGCCCGCCTCCCCGCCGATCGCCCACGGGCTGCCGACGTCGTCGGGCCCGGCGTCGAGCGTGTTGTTCCTGCCCTTGCGGAACGTGACCCCGATCGGGTGGATCGGCGGCAGGTAGACGACGTCGAAGCCGAGCGCGGCGATGCGCGGGAGCATCTCCTCGGCCTGGCGGAAGGTGCCGTGGACCGCGGGATCGTTGGTCGCCGAGCGGGGGAAGAACTCGTACCACGCGGCGAAGCCGGCGCGCTCGCGCTCGACGAGCAGCGGCAACTCGCGCGCGTAGGCGGTGAGGTCCGCGGGCGGCGCGTATTCGGCCATCGCCGCGCGCAGCTCGGGCGCGAGGGCGGCGGCCACGCGTGCCTGCATGTCGGCGGAGGCGTCGCCGAGCGTGCGGGCGCCGGCTTCGAGCGAGCGGCGGCCCGCGCCGAAGCGGGTGCGGCGGGCGGCCGCGTCGATCATCCGGCTCCCCTCGGTCAGCTCGAGCCCGACGTCCTGCCCCGCGTCGTACTTCTTCTGCAGCCCCGAGCGCCAGGTCTCGAACGTGTCGGTCCACGCCTCGACGGTGAAGCACCACGTGCCGATCGCGTCGACGGTGAACGCGCCGGCCCAGCGGTCCGTCGCGTCGTCGTAGCGCATCGGCGCCGTGCGCCACTCGGTGCCGTCGTGCGGGCCGCGGTAGCGGACGCGGGCGCGCAGCTTGTCGTGCCCGTCCTTGAACGCATTCGCGGAGACGACGACCGTGTCGCCGACGAGGCGCTTGGCCGCGAAGCGCCCGCCGTCGACGGCGGGGGTCACGGCATCGACGACGATTGGCGGGAAGGTCGACGCGCCGGGCGCGGGACGGCCGCGGGTGCGAGGGGCGCTCGACGGCGGCGCGCTGGCAGGGGACTCTGACATGGCGGGGGAAAGTAGCGCGTTCGGGTACGCCCTTCCCCCCTCCCTTCAAGTCGCGCGCCGAGCCCGCCTGAACGGCGGGCTCGGCGGCGACACGAGCGAACGACAGATGACAGGCTTACTGCGCCATCGCCGTCACGGTCGACGCGCCCGACGTTTCGACGACGAAGGTGACGCGGCGGTTGAGCTCCGCGCCCGGCGCGTCGCCGGCGGCGCCCGGCGTGACCTGGCGCGCCTTGCCGTAGCCGACGGTCTTGAGCTGCGCCTGCTGCAGCCCGTGGCCGACGAGGTAGTCGCGCACCGCGTCGGCGCGTCGCTGCGAGAGGCCGAGGTTGTAGCGCGTCGAGCCTGCGTTGTCGGCGAAGCCCTCGATCGTGACCGCCGACCCGCCGTAGTACTTCTGCACGACCGACGAGAAGCGCGCGAGCGCGGCCTCGTCCTCGCTGCGAACGGCGGCGTTGTCGTAGGCGAAGTGCACCGGGAGGGCGAACTTCACGGAGCCTTCCATCGCGGTGATGCGGGCGCCGAACTCGGTGCGGAGGGTCTGCAGCTCGCCGCGCAGCCCCTGCACGTCGGTGCGCACGGCGGCGATGTCGCGCGCGTTCGCGCTGTCGCCGTTCGCGCGCGCCAGACGTTCGGCGCTCACGGCCCCCTCGACCTGACGGTTGACGTAGCCCTTCGTCGCGCAGGCGCTGGTGGTGGCCGCGCCGAACACGACCGCGGCGGCGAGCAGGGAACGATGCATCGAGTGTCCTCGGTGAGGCGGGTCGGGCGGGCGCGGCCTCGGTGCCGCGTGCGCCGTACCAGCACTACGCGAACGTACGGCCAGGACCGACCCGGCCGTGTGATGGACGTCACGTGCGGCAGTCGGCGCGACGAAATCCGCCGCGCGCGACCGCCGCGCGTCACGAAAGCGCGGCGGGAACGCTGCAGCGCCTAACGTTTACGCGGTCGCGCGTAGCACGCCGGCTACGCCGCGCGTCGTCCGCGCTACACGCACGCGCGCGACGCGCGCGTGGCGTGTACCTGCGACGCGTATGGGCGACGCGCGGCGGGCCGGCTACGGCGCCGGCCGCGCCGCGAGGAAGCTCCGCCGGTGGTGCGCCGTCGGGCCGAACGCCGCCACGGCGGCGCGGTGCGCGGGCGTCGGGTAGCCCGCGTTGCGCTCCCACGCGTACGCGCCGTGTCGGGCGGCGAGCGCGCGCATCAGCCGGTCGCGCGTGACCTTCGCGACGACCGACGCGCACGCGACCGCGTAGCACCGCGCGTCGCCGCCGACGACCGCGGTGTGCGGCGTGCCTAACGTGCGCAGGGGTTTGCCGTCGACGAGCACGTGGTCGGGCGCGCGCCCGAGCCGGCGCGCGAGGCCGGCGAGCGCGCGGCGCATCGCGAGCACGGTGGCGTGGTAGACGTTGAGCGCGTCGACCTCGCGTGCGGAGGCCGCGCCGAGGGCGTACGCGACCGCCGCCGCGCGCACCGCGGCCGCCGCGCCGGCGCGCGCCTCGGGCGCGAGCTTCTTCGAGTCGTCCACGCCCGGCACCTCGGGCGCGTCGGGCGGCATGACGAGGGCGCAGACGACGACGGGGCCCGCCAGGGGGCCCCGTCCGACCT
The Gemmatimonadetes bacterium T265 genome window above contains:
- the glgE1 gene encoding alpha-1,4-glucan:maltose-1-phosphate maltosyltransferase 1 — translated: MTPAVDGGRFAAKRLVGDTVVVSANAFKDGHDKLRARVRYRGPHDGTEWRTAPMRYDDATDRWAGAFTVDAIGTWCFTVEAWTDTFETWRSGLQKKYDAGQDVGLELTEGSRMIDAAARRTRFGAGRRSLEAGARTLGDASADMQARVAAALAPELRAAMAEYAPPADLTAYARELPLLVERERAGFAAWYEFFPRSATNDPAVHGTFRQAEEMLPRIAALGFDVVYLPPIHPIGVTFRKGRNNTLDAGPDDVGSPWAIGGEAGGHTAVHPQLGTIEDFDHFVARAAELGLEVALDYALQCSPDHPWVKEHPEWFRARADGTIAYAENPPKKYQDIYPLDFWTSDREGLWNACRDALLFWAEHGVRTFRVDNPHTKPFAFWEWVIGEVRRTYPDAVFLSEAFTRPNKLLHLAKIGFSQSYGYFTWKTEKWQIEQWLAEFLAPEVTEYHRGNLFPNTPDILHESLVEGGRPMFRQRLVLAGTLSPVWGMYSGFELCENVPVRPGSEEYLDSEKYQIRVRDYARPGNLDFDILRLNGIRRAEPALQRQDNLTFHPISDDRMLFLRKAGREGVDADILVAVNLDPHVTRFAWVDVPIGAMNIGPDEPYEVEDLLTGARYTWRGARNFVRLDPHYEPAHVLRVAPRTPRYRPPAMGVDMDVHGHHVPDPSPTAAVGSTPVA
- a CDS encoding aminoglycoside phosphotransferase; this encodes MSAAPPPNATGLAVPADRLAAYLAGRRWSGARGGELHVLGGGSAGVVFHEPSVQLFVERVRVDGGAPYELLMPLVVRPVTHADVPPAADRLADDGGTAVFDATFDAEFRLRLLDALRGAAAFAGDAVVARAPDPDAIPSVRTSRVGTVEQSNTSIVYDGAIILKLFRRVEVGENPDVEIGRFLTERGFAHVPRLYGTVTLRRAGGEATIAMAQALVPGAEDAWAYAVRAAGDALGGRADAAAYAAEAGRLGAVTRALHDALAGDAAHADFAPEPARLDDVRRWAAGAHAAYDAMHVAADAAGTRLPGAVLDRAGALAPVDAAAAEAGDDAGTAIRHHGDYHLGQVLRAADGRLFVVDFEGEPARPLAERRRKHSPLRDVAGMLRSFAYAAAFAARERATDAAHGAAWERAARDAFVAAYFGPGPAPYLPRARAHADALVRLFELEKLFYELRYELQNRPDWVGIPLAGLARLAAPAL
- the rnhB gene encoding ribonuclease HII, producing MAARAARHGPARTPGGLRWSELERTLQRTYGPLLAAVDEVGRGPLAGPVVVCALVMPPDAPEVPGVDDSKKLAPEARAGAAAAVRAAAVAYALGAASAREVDALNVYHATVLAMRRALAGLARRLGRAPDHVLVDGKPLRTLGTPHTAVVGGDARCYAVACASVVAKVTRDRLMRALAARHGAYAWERNAGYPTPAHRAAVAAFGPTAHHRRSFLAARPAP